One window of the Triticum dicoccoides isolate Atlit2015 ecotype Zavitan chromosome 3B, WEW_v2.0, whole genome shotgun sequence genome contains the following:
- the LOC119276596 gene encoding uncharacterized protein LOC119276596 isoform X2, whose translation MVMDDHQLRLLQIPPPIHPEDPDSPLPETILIDSFGYLSDRTNATTARGRRSRTKKKGKRILVTFWPAAPPRVSCFTVHCPDLKPDAFADMPKISYTEDGLVLLRITICPERQHVYTKNIRYFVYQAGTKKTPPSVKLVHCPPYFRIYDQEVALLHCHDQEMFFIAVLRRAFIEREYTDGHFNLHLYNSKTKAWSTKLMLLDSPKDFEFQSPNKGITIGGELGSVGWVDLGRGIIICDLLLLDSNQSLRYIPLPSPLSPDPLIGYPLYVQNITVLQGYIKYFEMHNNVRPGSDTGSSPISQGWIAATKKLKISSIGSTSDSSNWEEDCTIRCPDDVPLDNPVYAQMLLPNLQERGDDTKPNLKRTCLGYPALSLHDGDVVYLMHMPDTLGDKACVIALDMRNKAVKGVANFGGSGRPLGHCFTYFPSGISKHLGIFSSTRQISNAAETSMDGK comes from the exons ATGGTGATGGATGACCACCAACTCCGGCTACTCCAGATCCCTCCGCCTATCCACCCCGAGGATCCGGATTCTCCTCTCCCGGAGACCATCCTCATCGACTCCTTCGGCTACCTCAGCGACCGCACCAACGCCACCACCGCCCGTGGCCGCAGGAGCAggaccaagaagaagggcaagcgcATCCTGGTCACCTTCTGGCCGGCTGCCCCGCCGCGCGTCTCCTGCTTCACCGTCCACTGCCCAGATCTGAAGCCCGATGCATTCGCTGACATGCCCAAGATCTCCTATACGGAGGATGGCCTCGTCCTGCTCCGCATCACCATCTGCCCCGAGCGCCAGCACGTGTACACCAAGAACATTCGCTACTTCGTCTACCAGGCCGGCACCAAGAAGACGCCGCCGTCGGTCAAGCTCGTCCACTGTCCCCCCTACTTCAGGATCTACGACCAAGAGGTTGCCTTACTGCACTGCCACGACCAAGAGATGTTCTTCATCGCCGTGCTCCGCAGGGCCTTCATTGAGCGGGAGTACACCGACGGGCACTTTAATCTCCACCTGTACAACTCCAAGACAAAGGCATGGAGCACCAAGTTGATGCTTCTTGATTCGCCCAAGGATTTTGAGTTCCAGTCTCCCAACAAGGGGATCACCATTGGAGGGGAGCTTGGTTCAGTGGGTTGGGTCGACCTCGGGCGGGGCATTATCATCTGTGACCTTCTCCTCCTTGACAGCAACCAGAGTCTTCGCTACATCCCGCTACCTTCGCCGCTGTCGCCCGATCCGCTCATTGGTTATCCGTTGTATGTTCAGAACATCACTGTTCTCCAAGGTTACATCAAGTATTTTGAGATGCACAATAACGTCAGACCGGGCTCAGACACTGGAAGCTCCCCGATATCTCAAGGTTGGATTGCtgcaacaaaaaaattaaaaatttcaaGCATTGGTTCCACTTCTGATAGCAGCAACTGGGAGGAGGACTGCACTATCAGATGCCCAGATGATGTACCATTGGATAACCCTGTGTATGCCCAAATGCTACTACCTAATCTGCAGGAGCGTGGTGATGATACCAAGCCAAACCTCAAGAGAACTTGTCTAGGCTATCCTGCTCTTAGCTTGCATGACGGTGATGTTGTTTACCTTATGCACATGCCTGATACCCTTGGGGATAAGGCCTGTGTTATTGCTCTTGATATGAGGAACAAGGCTGTAAAAGGCGTGGCTAATTTTGGCGGCTCTGGAAGACCCCTGGGTCATTGTTTCACCTACTTTCCCAGTGGGATCTCCAAGCATCTGGGCATTTTCTCATCAACCAG GCAAATATCGAATGCTGCTGAAACAAGTATGGATGGCAAGTAA
- the LOC119276596 gene encoding uncharacterized protein LOC119276596 isoform X1: MVMDDHQLRLLQIPPPIHPEDPDSPLPETILIDSFGYLSDRTNATTARGRRSRTKKKGKRILVTFWPAAPPRVSCFTVHCPDLKPDAFADMPKISYTEDGLVLLRITICPERQHVYTKNIRYFVYQAGTKKTPPSVKLVHCPPYFRIYDQEVALLHCHDQEMFFIAVLRRAFIEREYTDGHFNLHLYNSKTKAWSTKLMLLDSPKDFEFQSPNKGITIGGELGSVGWVDLGRGIIICDLLLLDSNQSLRYIPLPSPLSPDPLIGYPLYVQNITVLQGYIKYFEMHNNVRPGSDTGSSPISQGWIAATKKLKISSIGSTSDSSNWEEDCTIRCPDDVPLDNPVYAQMLLPNLQERGDDTKPNLKRTCLGYPALSLHDGDVVYLMHMPDTLGDKACVIALDMRNKAVKGVANFGGSGRPLGHCFTYFPSGISKHLGIFSSTRTSVHALASLFRFQPSDR; the protein is encoded by the exons ATGGTGATGGATGACCACCAACTCCGGCTACTCCAGATCCCTCCGCCTATCCACCCCGAGGATCCGGATTCTCCTCTCCCGGAGACCATCCTCATCGACTCCTTCGGCTACCTCAGCGACCGCACCAACGCCACCACCGCCCGTGGCCGCAGGAGCAggaccaagaagaagggcaagcgcATCCTGGTCACCTTCTGGCCGGCTGCCCCGCCGCGCGTCTCCTGCTTCACCGTCCACTGCCCAGATCTGAAGCCCGATGCATTCGCTGACATGCCCAAGATCTCCTATACGGAGGATGGCCTCGTCCTGCTCCGCATCACCATCTGCCCCGAGCGCCAGCACGTGTACACCAAGAACATTCGCTACTTCGTCTACCAGGCCGGCACCAAGAAGACGCCGCCGTCGGTCAAGCTCGTCCACTGTCCCCCCTACTTCAGGATCTACGACCAAGAGGTTGCCTTACTGCACTGCCACGACCAAGAGATGTTCTTCATCGCCGTGCTCCGCAGGGCCTTCATTGAGCGGGAGTACACCGACGGGCACTTTAATCTCCACCTGTACAACTCCAAGACAAAGGCATGGAGCACCAAGTTGATGCTTCTTGATTCGCCCAAGGATTTTGAGTTCCAGTCTCCCAACAAGGGGATCACCATTGGAGGGGAGCTTGGTTCAGTGGGTTGGGTCGACCTCGGGCGGGGCATTATCATCTGTGACCTTCTCCTCCTTGACAGCAACCAGAGTCTTCGCTACATCCCGCTACCTTCGCCGCTGTCGCCCGATCCGCTCATTGGTTATCCGTTGTATGTTCAGAACATCACTGTTCTCCAAGGTTACATCAAGTATTTTGAGATGCACAATAACGTCAGACCGGGCTCAGACACTGGAAGCTCCCCGATATCTCAAGGTTGGATTGCtgcaacaaaaaaattaaaaatttcaaGCATTGGTTCCACTTCTGATAGCAGCAACTGGGAGGAGGACTGCACTATCAGATGCCCAGATGATGTACCATTGGATAACCCTGTGTATGCCCAAATGCTACTACCTAATCTGCAGGAGCGTGGTGATGATACCAAGCCAAACCTCAAGAGAACTTGTCTAGGCTATCCTGCTCTTAGCTTGCATGACGGTGATGTTGTTTACCTTATGCACATGCCTGATACCCTTGGGGATAAGGCCTGTGTTATTGCTCTTGATATGAGGAACAAGGCTGTAAAAGGCGTGGCTAATTTTGGCGGCTCTGGAAGACCCCTGGGTCATTGTTTCACCTACTTTCCCAGTGGGATCTCCAAGCATCTGGGCATTTTCTCATCAACCAG GACAAGCGTGCATGCGCTAGCTTCTCTCTTCAGGTTTCAGCCAAGCGATCGATGA